ccttccccctgcacatcTGGTGGCTGCCTTGTGACTCACCATCGCGTGGGGCTCCGGGTCCTTCGGAGCTGACTTCTCCTCCGGGCCGGGAATCGCCGCTGGGGGGCAGAggtgctcctgcagcaggggagaggagggggttaGAGGATGGGGGGTgccgggagggggcagcagggcaggATGAGGctggcccgggggaggggggtagaAGGGGCAAATTGGGGGGGTTAAGGGGACTCCAGCAAGGGCCGTGAGGGTCAGAGGGGATGGAGTCtggagggggcagcagtggggggtgccatgggaggggggagagtctAGGGGGTTTAGAGGGGTTAGTGATGGGAGATGGGGCGGAGTGAGGCTAAAAAGGggaactggccctttaagagctCCAGCCTGCCATTCCCAGGGACGGCCACCAGGGGGCGGCCCTGCACCATcaatccagccccagagcagacaTGGGCCTGGCTggttcaggggggcggggaatggggcaggggcctgtcccctctagggggcgccggctcccatctgccccagggcagggcctggctggctcaggggggcggggaatggggcggggcctgtcccctctagggggcgccggctcccacccggccccagggcagggactggctggctcaggggggcggggaatgggacagggtcctgtcccctctagggggcgccggctcccacccggccccagggcagggactggctggctcaggggggcggggaatggggcagggtcctgtcccctctagggggcgccggctcccacccagccccagggcagggactggctggttcaggggggcggggaatggggcagggtcctgtcccctctagggggcgccggctcccacccagccccagggcagggactggctggttcagggggtggggaatggggcggggcctgtcccctctagggggcgccggctcccacccggccccagggcagggactggctggctcgggggggcggggaatggggcggggcctgtcccctctagggggcgccggctcccaccccggccccagggtgggactggctggctcgggggggcggggaatggggcaggggcctgtcccctctagggggcgccagctcccacccggccccagggcagggactggctggctcaggggggcggggaatggggcggggcctgtcccctctagggggcgccggctcccacccgaccccagggcagggactggctggctcagggggtggggaatggggcggggcctgtcccctctagggggcgcagGCCCTGATCTGGTCTGGGGAGTGTCTGAGTCCCGAGTTCTTACCAGGTAGGACGCCAGGGTCCCCGTCCagctgcagctggctctggggcaggtCACGGCCGTGCTGAGAGCGTCTTTCTCGGCTGCTCGGTCCTTGTAAAACTGAGGATAGAGAGAACAGAGAAGTAAATGAGTGAATCCACAgcgctgccggtgcccctcactcccgacccgcagcccctgccagcccagccctgcccccccagctctgccggtgccccctcactcccgacccgcagcccctgctagcccagccctgccccccccccccagctctgctggtgcccctcacacccgacccgcagccccctgccagcccagccctgccccccccccagctctgccggtgcccctcactcccaactcgcagcccctgctagcgcagccctgccccccacagctctgccggtgcccctcacacccgacccgcagccccctgccagcccagccctgcccccccagctctgccggtgcccctcactcccgacccgcagcccccagcatTTTCCGGGTGACACTCACCTGGTTGGGGCTCAGTCTCTCGTTACAAATGCAGCAGGTCACCTTGTCTGTGTCCCTGTAAAGAGACAAATCCTGTCATCAGAGTTCagcgcagccccaccccacacgCTGCCACACGGGGGCACGGCTGCTTACATACATGTCAGAGACAGACCCTctcctggtgcccctcactcccgacccgcagcccctgctagcccagcccagcccctccccccagctctgctggtgcccctcactcccgacccgcagcccctgccagcccagcccagcccccccccccagctctgccggtgcccctcactcccgacccgcagcccctgctagcccagcccagcccccccccagctctgctggtgcccctcactcccgacccgcagcccctgccagcccagcccagccccccccccagctctgccggtgcccctcactcccgacccgcagcccctgctagcccagtcctgctccccctccagctctgccggtgcacctcactcccgacccacagcccctgccagcccagccctgcccccccagctctgccggtgcccctcactcccgacccgcagcccctggcgCTCACCCCAGCAGTCGCTGCACGCAGGCGGCACAGTACCGATGGCCACACTCTGTCTGCTGGGGCCGGATGAGCAGGAAGCCACAGGCCGAGCAGAGcaagccggagccccgggccggATCCACTGGCTTGAGGCCTGCCCCGAACTTCACCATGGTGCCCCCTGGGCCGTGCGGCTGGGCGCTGGGGCTGGGAGACATCTGCTCGGGGCGGGACGGGTTCAGGGTTTATATGGCACCGGCCTCGGGGCTGGGGCGGGAATTCCTGCCCGTGAGtcaccctgtcccagcccagctgTGATGTGAGAACGACGCCAGAGCCTTCCTCTTGGGTCATCCTGACGGGGAGTGAGGGGTGTGACGGGGGTGTGTGCCGGagagccggggtggggggagagaaagaaaacaacGACATCAGAGGAAAGAACGAATAAAAGGaatgggaaaaggaaagaaaatggatagaagaaagaaagcaaaagggaAATTCAAGGATAGAAAGAAAACCATGATACAAAtggaggaaagaaaggaaaaatggaTAGACATAGAAATAACGTGGGTGCAAAAGCAAAGGGCATAGCAAAAAGGATAGCAAGAAAGACACGAGTTAAGGAACAAGGGGAGGAAAGAACAAATGAATGAGGGAATGAAAGGATGGGAGAAGAAAGGAAAGTCACAAAGAGTGAATGAAGGAATAACCGAACGAGCGGGGGCACAGATGAGGGAACGAAGGGCTGAATGAAAaaagaaagagggagggaaaaaggcaggaaaggaaaaaggAGCCGGAGGATGAAGgcgggaaaggaaaggaaggaaggagtcagtgaaaaaagaaaagaacgcGCCAATGCGTGAAGGAAAGCAATCGGATGAAGAAAACCGAACGAGGAACTGACGAAGGATGAACAGACGAGGAAGGAGACAGAACGAGGCAATGGAGGAGAGACCGACGGGAACGTGGACGCCAGACGGCAGAGGGATGGACGACCGAGGAAGGGTGGCGGGAAGAGAGACCTGCAGAAAGGACACGGGCAGGGTCGTCCGGTGCCagccgggcagggctgggagctgggtcgAGCCCGGGAACAACCCTCCACGTCAGGCCACTCCCCAGAGACACTCGCACAGGGACAGTGTCCGTGTGGGGTcctgaggggatgggggctcggtgcccctcactcccgacctgcagcccctgcgagcccagccctgggctctcccacagCTCATTGGGGGACATTTCCCCAGAGACACTCatggcctcccctccccctggcctcAGGCCTGTGCCCGTTCCTGGACGCGGGGAGCCTGCGTCAGTGCCCAGGCGCCTGCATCATCCCCAGCCGGGCGGCGATTCGGGGCCTTTACACAAGACATTCACTTCCCCCCACAGCTTCCGAGGTCACACGAGGGAGGAAACCGCAGGACccggcctgccccctccccgaggtctgccggtgcccctcactcccgacccgcagcccctgccagcccagccctgcccccccccagctctgccagtgcccctcactcccgacccgcagcccctgccagcccagccctgcccccccagctctgccggtgcccctcactcccgacccgcagcccctgccagcccagccctgccggtgcccctcactcccgacccgcagcccctgccagcccagccctgcccccccccagctctgccagtgcccctcactcccgacccgcagcccctgccagcccagccctgcccccccagctctgccggtgcccctcactcccgacccgcagcccctgccagcccagccctgcccccgcccagctctgccggtgcccctcactcccgacccgcagcccccgccagcccagccctgccccccacagctctgccggtgcccctcactcccgacccgcagcccccgccagcccagccctgcccccccactctgccggtgcccctcactcccgacccgcggcccctgctaacccagccctgggctttcccaGCTTTGTGGGTTTGCTGAGGGCTGCTCCCTTCGTCACACGCTGGGAACCGGAGGCCGGGCTCTGCCCGCAGGCCCAGCGCCAGCTCCTAGTTACCGCACCCGGACAACAACATATTGAGCAAGAGCTGCAGAGAGGCGGCGTCcggagcgggaggcaggtggggggaggggaagggcatgTTCTGTTCTTGGGGAAAGGaattgtggctgggagctggggagagaacccaggagtcctgccttccagccccccctgctctaacccaccagcccccactccccgcccagagccggggagagaacccaggagtcctggctcaatACAATAACCGAAGCTTTATTGACACAGCTGCGTTGCGTTATTTGACTGCCTCCGCCAGTCTGTTGAGTTCCTGGGACAGCGCCGTGACCGTGGCCAGGACCCGGCACCGATCCGGCTCCGCCAGTCGGGCCCCGCAGCGCTGGGCGAATTTGTCCGGGtgccacagggcctgctggcgCCGCAGCTGGCGGCGGTAGGCGCCCGCGTCCGAGGGATCCGTGCCCAGCATGGCCACTGCAGCCATCTCGGCCACGGTGCCCGTGGGGCTGGGCCACGGATGTCCCCGTAGCGCAGGGGGCGGGTGGCGTCGGGGGTGAAGACGCGAGCGCAGCCCTCCTGGTAGCGCTGCCGCTTGGCTTCCCGCAGCTCCTCCTTTTTGGTGCGGGCGCGTTCCTGGTACAGACGAGACTCTTcctccagggggcgctgggaggTGTGGCGGGAGGGCTGAGCGGCTCCGTGGGTGGGGACCTGAgggccaggccccgccctctggtggccaggccccgccccctggcggTCTTTCCGTCTGTATTCCCATGCCATGCGCTCGGCCCACTCCTCGTAGGGTTCTGGGTCCGGGTGGGCCGTACAGAAatcctctgggggtggggggggggggggggggagagagatgaggaggGTGGTGTCAGGTGAGAATTTCCCCTGTAGGGGGCACCAGGGCTAATCTGACACCACCAGGCGGGTGGGGAATGAGACATGGGGCCTGCCCCATCTAAGGGGCtccggctcccatccggccccagggcagggactggctggctcaggggggtggggaatgagacATGGGGCCTGCCCCATCTAAGGGGCtccggctcccatccggccccagggcagggactggctggctcaggggggtggggaatgaggcaggggcctgtcccatctagggggtgccggctcccacccggctccagggcagggactggctggctcatgggggatggggaatggggcggggcctgtcccctctagggggcgcggGCTCCCACCTGTACCCAgtgtggggactggctggctcaggggagtgggggatggggcaggggcctgtcccctctagggggcgcggGCTCCCACCTGTACCCAgtgtggggactggctggctcaggggagtgggggatggggcaggggcctgtcccctctagggggcgcggGCTCCCACCTGTACCCAgtgtggggactggctggctcaggggagtgggggatggggcaggggcctgtcccatCTAGGGGGTGGTGGCTCCcgtccggccccagggcagggactggctggctcagggaggtgggggatgTGGTATAGGGCCTGTCCCCTCTCGGGGGCGCCAGCGGCCATGCAGGGTCCCTACCTTCGTAGCGCCAGATCTCCTGGTATTCATCTTGGCATTCCCCGAAGAGCTTCTGGCgccattcccagtccctgtcCCGCTCCCCGTCGCTCTCTTCGGATCCCTCCGGGGGCTGCGGAGAGTCATTGGGCATCAGAGAACccctgaggggcagggggggctggaagggacatcgCCGTCACACCTGGCCCCCGCGCTGAGGCAGGGCCCAGCCCACCtacaccagccctgacaggggtttggcCAACCTGGTCTTAAACCTCCCGTGACGGGGATACCACAACCCGCCCATGGACGCCGACTCCAGAGCTCAATTCCTGATAGCTAAAGGAAAGTGCCTTTGCTGCGGATTAAGCCTGTTAcgtcttgtcctgccttcagtggcatgGGAACAACTGAGACCCGGTCCCTTTACTCTAGCCCTGAAGGTATCTGCAGACTCTTCTCAGGTTCCCCCCCACTCATCTTTTCTCCCCACTAAACGTGCCCTGTTTCCTAACCTTTCCCCCAGGTCAGGCGTTCTAACCCTTCGCTcgcttttgttgctcttctctggcctctcACCAATTTGGAGGGTGgcccccagaactggacccaggacccgAGTTGGGGCCTCACCCTtgccaagcagagcaggacaTTACACACGACACTCCGGTTAACACAGCCCTGCATAAGAACAcgagaacggccagactgggtcagaccaaaggtccatctagctcagtatcctgtctgccgaccgcagccaatgccaggtgtcccagagggaatgaaccgaacaggGAATCATCCGGTGACCCACCCCCTGTCGCCCcgttcccagcttccggcaaacagaacGATGTCAGCGTTTTGATTTCCTTTGTAACCCATTCTGATGTCTACGCCTTTTCTCTTGTACTCGCTTCAAAGCTATCGTTCTGCAGCTAATTAACTTGTGTTACTGTTTTCTCTAAACCGGCGTGGATTTTGATCGCCGTTTTGGGGGATCTCCACTTCGGATCACAAGGCTGGTGCGTGATCAGTGGAATGATGGACTGATTATGGGCTTACCCTGTCCAGGAGGGCACTGACCAGAGCAAGACGCACGTTTCTGGGAAgcaaggctgggactgagggatatGCAGGTGTCGCCGGGTATGTAATTCAGGGCGTAGCACTCACGTACTCAGCTGGGAGCGAGTTTACGTGCTAGGGGCAGTGCGTAAGAAGACCCCGGAGGGCCGGCTCTTCCCCAGCAAAGCCGTGTAAAAGGCATCGCGAGCGGGACAGCTAAAGGGACACAAATCAAGATGTATCACTCCCCTCTAACCAGCAATGATGGAAATTAGGTTGGCtgggcatgatttgttcttgagaaatccaCACTTGCTGCTCCTAATAATCTATTATCCTCTCGGTGCTTAGTTACAAACTGATAGTTTACTAATCTGTTCTGGTATCTTTCCAAGGATTGAAATTAGGTGACTGACGAGTAATTCCCTGGTTTGTCTGtgctcctctttttaaaaaaaggtacatTTGTCCTTCTCCGGGCCTCTGGGACCTCCATTGTCCTCCGGGAATTCGTGAAGATCATTTCTTATGATTCCGAGATTGCATCAACTAGTTCCTTAAGCACCCTACGATGAATTTCATCAAGTCCGGCCGACTTCAATACATCAAATGTAGCTAAATAGCCTTtcatctgttctttccctatttcggCTTGCGCTCCTTGTTAACATTAAGAACATAAGCACGgctagactgggtcagaccaaaggtccatctagcccagtgtcctgtctgccgacagtggccaatgccaggtgccccagagggaatgaacagaacagggaatcatcaagtgatccatcccctgttggctgctcccagcttctagcaaacagagactagggacaccatccctgcccagcctggctaatagcccttgatgGACGTATCCGCCATGACcgtacctagttcttttttgaaccccgtgatagccttgaccttcacaacagcctctggcaaggagttccgcgagttgactgtgcattgtgcgaagaaatacttttgtttgttttaaacctgctgcctattaatttcccagggtgacccctagttcttgtgttatgagaaggagtaaataacacttccttatctactttctccacaccagtcatgattttatagacctctgtcatatccccccgtagtcgtctcttttccaagctgaaaagtcccagtcttattaatctctcctctgttacctgtcagctctgtgttcttggggaaccagggtgcaggaTCCAACCTGTGTGACTCACAAATGACACCCTGCCcatccacccccagcctctgcttgaaccaaagccgatcagaaaaagacttacaaaaagcaatgagaaggccgtgggagacacacctaaacccctctggacaagggtgacaggattaaggaaattCCCTGAGCCTCATTTGCATTGGAGATAGGACAGGGAGGCATCCCCATTAGCATACAGATTGGAGAACAGAGAtcccaaggcaagaaccgcactgaactctgggaccagagaaacagggaagcaatgcatcatgggggatctctgctccagctgttaatgaacccacatctgcacacacccagtctgcagttatcagaccaattctagtaatagagggtcctgtggcacctttagttagactaacagaagtaatgggagcataagctttcgtgggtaagaacctcacttcttcagatgcaagtccctGATCGATTCCAGCTTCACGGAgcggtgagaacccagctctcacTCTCTGGGTGTAGCCTTCTGACCCGGACTTGTGGGATCAGttctagttttctaaacctgacttttgtaatcAAACGGAAGTTGGATTTAATATTATCACAGTTTTGTTTGTTCGGTTTCTCtgtggttattacctggcaataaataacgtTCATGGTTAAGcggctgcttctctctctctctctagccccccctcgtgggtgttttttggcttcctcattcgctctgcagcaacgctcctcgtacctcagctaaaagatccctgcagcgccccagaatcctgtggggtttgctcatccagTGGGTTACGGCCACAGCAATGTgacagtggggatagggacgtgctgaacctggggcgtaggagggtggcagcttggaggTGCTGCTTGACCCtgtctgctgagtccagggacatataaggggtcatcttgggagtgctgattaatcCGCTCCTCTCAGACgctctgttagtgtgtgtgtgtgttcgtctgattccggggctggaagaacccagcccggGGGAACCGAGGTCCTGCAGGACAGCTCCACTGGAAGGGGACTTGCAGAAGTCGAGCGCCGTATGAGAACACGTGACACAAACAGtccattgatagaattacagaacccccccacccccagaagagtaaccctaataaatgagcagaccccaaagtaacgggcaaatctagTAACAACCCCCCACTGAgtctccccaccccgctccctgcagcacagaccccccagcactgccctagggaactggggccagccctgactcaCAGGGGAGAGCGCCTCCTACCGAGCCCCAAGCCGGCTATTTACAGCACAGCACCCCAGATTGGTACCTGCTCCTCCGTCATGGGCCCCAGCAGGTTCCCAGGCGTCTCCCCGGCCCGGTTCCGGATCCCCATGGCCCGAGGGCAATGGCTCTGCAGGGTGGCAAAAAGGACTTTGTACGCTGGGGAGGGAGAACGGGAGAGGTTAATGGTGCCCCCTGGAGAGGGAAAATGCCATcctggacgcctgggtccccAGCCCCCACCGTGGTCTACAGCCCCCAGACTCCCACTCCTGGATTTTCCATTCCACGTCCAGGTCTCTCCCCTTTCTTGGGGCTGGGAACTCAGTGGTACAACCTAGTGGCCAGAGACCCACACTACAGGTTACATCTGAAAGAAGAGTGGGGTTTagtggattagagcaggggggctaggggccaggtctcctgggttctatccctggctgtgggagctggggggttagagcagggggcgctgagagccaggactcctgggttctatccctggctctgggaggggagtgggagctggggggttagagcagggggcgctgagagccaggactcctgggttctctccctggctctgggaggggagtgggagctggggggttagagcagggggcgctgagagccaggactcctgggttctatccctggctctgggaggggagtgggggctagtggattagagcaggggggttgggagccaggactcctgggttctatccctggtgcCCATTGCTTCCCCCAGTGGTATCCTCGAAGCCCTGCAGCCCAGGGGTGAGGCCTAGGTTCAAATCCCTTTCCTctggccgggatttaaagggccagtgcTCACCGCTCTTGCCCTTGCGGGCAGCCTGCCGGGCGGCGTGGTGCAGGGCCGTGTCTCCTTGCCGGTCCTGGAGGGCAGGGTTGGCTCCGTGGCCCAGCAGGATCTGGGCGGCAATGGGGTCTCGGTGGGCACAGGCATAGTGCAGGGGTGGACGGCCCTTGTGCCCCCCTGGCTGGTCCAGGTCCAGTGCCTCCCGGTGGCGGGCGAGGAGCGAGCGCAGCCGGCGGTGCCGGCCAGACTCCACGTAGCGCCAGAGGCGGCGCTGGTGCCGCGAGGCCATAGGGATGGGCCTGTGGGCTGGAGTAGAGATGGGGTTAGAGACACCTGGACTGGTATCGGAGACGCTGATCACCCCATGTCCCCCTTGCTGCCCCAAGACTCCCCCATCATCCTTCCTGCCCACTGCCTGCCCCCAGATCCCCCTGCTGACCCCGTGTCCCCACTGctcatccctgccccccagagccaccATGTTCcccttgcccacccctgcccccagatccCCTGCCGACCCCTAGATCCCCCATGTCCCTGtagcccatccctgccccccagatcccGTGTCCTCATTAATCATCCCTGCCCCCTAGATCCCCCATGTCCCCGTagcccatcccttccccccagatCCCCGGCCGACCCCTAGATCCCCCATGTCCCCGTAgcccgtccctgccccccagatccccCATGTCCCCATAGCCCATCCCTGCCCCTAGATCCCCCACGTCCCCGTAgcccgtccctgccccccagatccccCACGTCCCCGTAgcccgtccctgccccccagatccccCACGTCCCCGTAgcccgtccctgccccccagatccccCACGTCCCCGTAgcccgtccctgccccccagatccccCACGTCCCCGTAGCCCGTCCCTTCCCCCCAGATCCCCGGCCGACCCCTAGATCCCCCATGTCCCCGTAgcccgtccctgccccccagatcccGTGTCCTCATTAATCATCCCTGCCCCTAGATCCCCCACGTCCCCAtagcccatccctgccccccagatccccCATGTCCCCGTagcccatcccttccccccagatCCCGTGTCCTCATTActcatccctgccccacagacccaTCATGCCTCCTTGCCCATCCCTGCCCACAGATCCCCCCAGCCAACCACCAGAGCCCCCGggcccccctcctcttcccccccgggGCCGCGCTACCCACCCGGGGCCGCTGGCCGGGGCTGTTAATCGATGGCTGAGCGCGACACctgagggggaagggaaaaggcGCGGACCGGAAGTGGGGCAGACGGAAGGGCAGAAGCGGGACGGAAGTGACCTCATTCCGCCCGATGTGGCGAGGGGGGGGGCCGATGAGTTGTTCACCTGACAACAAAGGGGGAGGGCGGGGAATGGGaaaccgggggcggggggaggcaagCGCGGCCGGAAGTGAAGCGGAAGTGGCGTCACGCCGCCTGCCCCAATGGGGCGTTTACCCAGAGGCTTGGTGCCATGGCCTACAGGGTCCCGTTGGGAAACAGGAGGCCGCACGGGAAGGTTCCGGGATGTGTTTGGTTCTGCAGGGGTTAAATCGCTCCGAGGGGAgaaagtgtgtgtggtgggggggagacgGAGACGGAAGCTTGTACAGGAAGTGGGCCCAAGGCAGGGCGGAAGTGGACCAGATATGGCGTCAGGACTATAGCCATAGATGACTTGCCCGCAGTTGGGTGCGACGCTCTCGAAGGCCGGCATGGGAAACACGAGGGGGAGGGCTCCGGGGTGTGGTGGGTCCCGCCGGGTTTAAAAGGGGGCGGGTGAAACTGGGATTAACGCATCAAAGGGAGGGGGGACAGCGGAAATGGATCTCAGTGAGGGCGGAAGCAAACCGGAAGTGGCATCAACGCAACTAATATAAAAAAGGACTTGCCCATAGTTCTTAATGGGGTCCGGGTGGGAAACAGGAACCGCGTTGGAAGGTTCCGGGGTGTGTTTGGGGGCTGGTATCGGAAAGGGAGTGAGTCCCCTTCCCCAGGTCAGGTACGATGGGGAGGTGATAggtgaggaggggagaaaagtgggggagggacaaAATTCCCACAAAAATGATAAATACCCAAAGGGAAAAAATCAGAGACCAATTTCCCACCCGTGTTTCACTTACGTCTCTACATTGTTGGTCAATTTTCCCCACTGATTTTTATTTAGttccttctttttctctcttttccccttcttcctgcACTCAGCATTtataaaacaacattttaatgGCGGACAAAATTCCAATTTtcaggggaaaaaacattttcagaaaaaaattttttttcatgaaatttgtgtgtgtggggatggggagagagaagtgTCCCAATTTTCAGGGATAAAATGACATATttttattggggaaaaaaatgatgttctaaaacaaaatatcaattctttaggaaaataacaattttttcatggggaaaaaggatgattttctaaaaagcaaattttaaaaaataattgtaagTTATTGGAACATCACTAGGGGACTGAAGAGAAGAGGGAAGtgatggagaaaaggaaaagttttTACCCAAcacattttttcaaaaaagtCTGAAAATAGACAATTTTTCACACaaagaaattatttaatttttaaacaaacaaatacctTTCTCTGAGCAACTCCGGCCTGCTGGCCCTGTCACGTTGGTCACATAGACCAATTCCACCGCCCACACGATGCTGAGGTGGGCTAGTGTTTCTCTTGGAGCTC
The window above is part of the Chrysemys picta bellii isolate R12L10 chromosome 12, ASM1138683v2, whole genome shotgun sequence genome. Proteins encoded here:
- the NFKBIL1 gene encoding LOW QUALITY PROTEIN: NF-kappa-B inhibitor-like protein 1 (The sequence of the model RefSeq protein was modified relative to this genomic sequence to represent the inferred CDS: inserted 1 base in 1 codon) — protein: MASRHQRRLWRYVESGRHRRLRSLLARHREALDLDQPGGHKGRPPLHYACAHRDPIAAQILLGHGANPALQDRQGDTALHHAARQAARKGKSAYKVLFATLQSHCPRAMGIRNRAGETPGNLLGPMTEEQPPLPLRGSLMPNDSPQPPEGSEESDGERDRDWEWRQKLFGECQDEYQEIWRYEEDFCTAHPDPEPYEEWAERMAWEYRRKDRQGAGPGHQRAGPGPQVPTHGAAQPSRHTSQRPLEEESRLYQERARTKKEELREAKRQRYQEGCXSRLHPRRHPPPALRGHPWPSPTGTVAEMAAVAMLGTDPSDAGAYRRQLRRQQALWHPDKFAQRCGARLAEPDRCRVLATVTALSQELNRLAEAVK